One segment of Purpureocillium takamizusanense chromosome 7, complete sequence DNA contains the following:
- a CDS encoding uncharacterized protein (COG:U~EggNog:ENOG503NX8V~TransMembrane:5 (o164-182i189-212o218-237i249-273o279-297i)), whose protein sequence is MASSSARGNYSHPSLEDDDLIDPDDADLNDFDDPLGNQSSRQPLAGNIGSSSSSRPLNENYLTSSIPGEDRRAPQNTIDETVWETLRRDLLAVWAKLREVLYPRYLLGGTMFDSEGGLRGAYSNLRGAGISGTREELTGLASRVMDAEALLQSNMSPGLRDWDLWGPLIFCLLLSLLLSFTARADQKDAVFSGVFAMIWLGEAVVTLQIKLLGGNISFAQSVCIIGYTLFPLVLAALMSALKLHWIARIPVYLVLISWSLAAGVSILGGSGVVKNRVAIAVYPLLVFYLGLGCLCFIS, encoded by the exons ATGGCCTCTTCCAGTGCTAGAGGAAATTACAGCCATCCTTCACTAGAAGATGATGACCTGATTGACCCGGATGATG CCGATCTCAACGACTTCGATGATCCCCTCGGGAACCAGTCCTCTCGTCAACCGCTGGCGGGAAACATTGGCTCTAGCtcctcgtctcggccgctCAACGAGAACTACCTGACATCGTCAATCCCGGGCGAGGATCGTCGGGCGCCGCAGAATACCATTGATGAAACGGTTTGGGAGACACTGCGTCGCGACTTGCTTGCCGTCTGGGCCAAGCTGAGAGAAGTTCTTTACCCGCGGTACTTGTTGGGGGGGACAATGTTCGACTCCGAAGGTGGCCTTCGTGGGGCCTATTCTAACCTCCGCGGTGCCGGCATATCAGGTACAAGGGAGGAGCTGAccggcctcgccagccgcgtCATGGACGCCGAAGCTCTCTTGCAGAGCAACATGAGCCCCGGTCTGCGGGACTGGGACTTGTGGGGGCCGCTGATTTTTTGCCTGCTTCTCAGTCTCCTGCTCAGCTTCACTGCTCGCGCCGACCAGAAGGACGCCGTATTCAGCGGTGTCTTTGCCATGATTTGGTTGGGAGAAGCCGTCGTCACGCTTCAGATCAAGCTTTTGGGCGGCAACAT CTCCTTTGCCCAGAGCGTGTGCATAATTGGCTACACCCTGTTTCCGCTCGTCCTGGCTGCTCTCATGTCGGCGCTCAAGCTTCATTGGATCGCGCGTATCCCGGTCTATCTGGTGCTCATCTCTTGGTCCCTTGCGGCCGGCGTGAGCATtcttggcggcagcggcgtcgtcaagaaccgcgtcgccatcgccgtctaCCCGCTGCTCGTCTTCTACCTGGGACTGGGCTGCCTCTGCTTCATCAGCTGA